The genomic interval AAGTTCATTATAAGAAACCTCTGAACCCACTTGTAAAGCCAAAGCGATCAATAATTTAGAAAGAATTTCGGGCTTGCGAATCCCATGATAATTAAGTAGATCCTTATACAAGTAGCTATTTGCAATTTGTAATAAAGTAGCCTGTTCCTGGCCAATATTGTTAATTACTTCAGGATACATCCCGTATAAAAGCCGAAGTTCGAACTGCTGTTTAGTCCCTAAATATCCTGCATGATTAGTAAGTTCATCCCAACTGATAGGATATAATTGATATTCCCATTTGCGTCCCGTAAGTGGCTCGTTTACATTACTGCTCAACTCTAATGCCGAAGATCCGCTTACTACTACCCTGACGTCTTTAATACGATCATGAATTATTTTTAAAGTAAGTCCAATATTCTCGATACGTTGTGCTTCATCAATAAATATAGTTTGATATTTACCAATGAGTTGTCGTAAACGGGTTTCGCCCACATTGGTAAGAATAGTCTGGGTATCTATATCATCTCCATTAAAAAACAGATATTCACCTTCAGCCTTGCAAAGCTTCTCAAGCAATGTGGTTTTACCTGCTTGTCTGGGTCCAAGCACAATTAATATCTTTCCGGAATTCCAGTGGTTTTTGAGAATAGAGGCCAGTTTCCGCTCTATCATATTAAATCAATTTGAATAGCTAATCTACAAATTTATATAATTTTACAGATCGTAATCTATAAAATTATATAAATTTGCAAAAAACGCTTTTGTAAATTAGATGTTATTTTCTCACCGGTTGACCCGCCTTACAAGCAAATACAACGGATAACTCACAATCAGGAATAACAGGGCATACTGGCTGCTCGGCAGATCCTGAACTACGGCACTGACCAGAAATGCAATGGAAAAAATCAGCA from Dyadobacter sp. NIV53 carries:
- a CDS encoding ATP-binding protein, whose protein sequence is MIERKLASILKNHWNSGKILIVLGPRQAGKTTLLEKLCKAEGEYLFFNGDDIDTQTILTNVGETRLRQLIGKYQTIFIDEAQRIENIGLTLKIIHDRIKDVRVVVSGSSALELSSNVNEPLTGRKWEYQLYPISWDELTNHAGYLGTKQQFELRLLYGMYPEVINNIGQEQATLLQIANSYLYKDLLNYHGIRKPEILSKLLIALALQVGSEVSYNELSNLLRIDRATIEQYIGLLEQAFVVFRLTPFNRNIRSEISSSRKIYFYDNGIRNAIINNFNPLALRNDIGALWENFLISERMKVNHYNQAYGKQYFWRTYAQQEIDYLEEYDGLLHAYEFKWSPTAKAKFSKTFTGAYPDAVTKLINRENFEEFLN